From one Idiomarina sp. X4 genomic stretch:
- the recD gene encoding exodeoxyribonuclease V subunit alpha yields the protein MSNVTTHTLFEALSQWRDAGWIRSIDLAFVEFLQQAGERSDAVLLAACCVSHQAGRGHTQVDLKALMDAPETLLNLPPENRHAADCALPSELFKQYGLDLTDALAASQCVDVNGHGTEPLVLSEHTLYLRRYWQYETFIEQSVQARMQDRPVINDELLKSTLAKLFAPTENDDINWQRVACANTVRYRFSVITGGPGTGKTYTVVRLLTALQHQALTLGLPPLRVSLAAPTGKAAARLTESIENELEQLVQNEKLSSLKDALLSIQPEGKTLHRLLGVKPNSRAFKHNAENPLRTDVVIVDEASMIDIEMMTALLKATPKHARLVLIGDKDQLASVEAGAVLGNLCAGADEGQYHSNTAKWLQDIADTPTFPSELINDKGEQRLQHVVKFRKSYRFKGPIADLANAINRQDDAATQQEIEKAKAAEGDHPVSVYEVDSLDDSSFEALIRSNLTTSGSLTLHVRSNAAVNDNATTNIDAGSADKLALEALQNLSNFQILTALREGPWGMKAVNQKVGDILGVNANSWYEGRPVMVTKNDYGLKLNNGDIGIALKDPEHGHLRVAFPDQEHGVRWILPSRLTHIETVYAMTVHKSQGSEFKHTVMVLPDHDSPVMSKELLYTGITRAKERLSLVGKGLANL from the coding sequence ATGAGCAATGTAACTACCCACACCCTGTTCGAAGCTCTGAGTCAGTGGCGGGATGCCGGCTGGATACGCTCTATTGATTTAGCCTTTGTCGAGTTTCTGCAGCAAGCGGGCGAGCGCAGCGATGCGGTGTTACTCGCCGCCTGCTGTGTGTCGCATCAAGCCGGGCGTGGGCATACGCAAGTTGATCTAAAGGCTTTGATGGATGCCCCGGAAACGCTGCTGAACCTGCCACCGGAGAACCGTCATGCCGCGGACTGCGCCTTACCAAGTGAGCTTTTTAAGCAATACGGATTAGACCTGACCGACGCACTGGCAGCCAGTCAATGCGTCGATGTGAATGGCCACGGAACCGAGCCGTTGGTGCTCAGCGAACACACCTTGTATTTACGCCGCTATTGGCAGTACGAAACCTTTATAGAGCAAAGTGTTCAGGCGCGCATGCAAGATCGGCCGGTTATTAATGATGAGCTACTAAAGAGTACGCTGGCTAAGCTGTTTGCGCCGACTGAAAACGACGATATTAACTGGCAGCGAGTGGCCTGTGCGAATACTGTGCGGTATCGGTTTAGTGTCATTACTGGCGGACCAGGTACCGGTAAAACCTATACCGTGGTGCGCTTGTTGACGGCATTGCAGCATCAGGCGTTGACGCTCGGTTTGCCACCGCTGCGAGTGTCACTGGCGGCGCCGACCGGCAAAGCTGCAGCGCGCCTGACTGAGTCCATTGAAAATGAGCTGGAGCAATTGGTGCAGAATGAAAAACTATCCAGTCTGAAGGACGCATTACTTTCGATTCAGCCCGAAGGGAAAACGCTGCATCGACTATTGGGTGTGAAACCCAATTCCCGCGCCTTTAAACACAATGCAGAAAACCCGTTGCGAACGGATGTGGTGATTGTCGATGAAGCCTCAATGATAGACATAGAAATGATGACTGCATTGCTAAAAGCAACACCGAAACACGCGCGGCTGGTACTCATTGGCGACAAAGACCAGCTAGCATCGGTCGAAGCTGGCGCCGTGCTCGGTAACTTATGCGCCGGCGCCGATGAAGGGCAATATCACAGCAACACCGCTAAGTGGCTGCAGGACATTGCTGACACACCAACATTTCCGTCAGAGCTTATCAATGACAAGGGCGAGCAGCGCCTGCAACACGTGGTTAAATTCCGCAAAAGCTACCGCTTTAAAGGCCCTATTGCCGACCTGGCAAACGCTATTAACCGTCAGGATGATGCCGCCACACAACAGGAAATTGAAAAAGCCAAAGCCGCTGAAGGTGATCACCCAGTCAGTGTTTACGAAGTCGACAGTTTAGACGACTCAAGCTTTGAAGCCTTAATTCGCAGTAACCTGACAACATCGGGTAGCCTGACGTTACACGTCAGGAGCAATGCAGCCGTCAACGACAATGCTACTACAAACATCGACGCTGGTTCCGCCGACAAACTCGCCCTGGAAGCGCTGCAAAACCTAAGCAACTTTCAAATTCTCACCGCCCTGCGCGAAGGCCCCTGGGGCATGAAAGCCGTAAACCAAAAAGTCGGCGACATACTCGGCGTAAACGCCAACAGCTGGTACGAAGGCCGCCCCGTTATGGTCACCAAAAACGACTACGGATTAAAGCTCAACAACGGCGATATTGGCATCGCCCTAAAAGACCCGGAACACGGCCACCTGCGCGTCGCTTTTCCCGATCAAGAGCACGGCGTACGCTGGATACTCCCGAGCCGGCTCACCCACATAGAAACCGTCTACGCCATGACCGTACACAAATCCCAAGGCTCCGAGTTCAAACACACCGTCATGGTACTACCCGACCACGACAGCCCAGTGATGAGCAAAGAATTGTTGTACACCGGTATTACGCGGGCTAAAGAGCGGTTGAGTTTGGTGGGTAAGGGTTTAGCTAACCTTTAA
- a CDS encoding nuclease domain-containing protein, translating into MLVLRFLMWYYAHRNCCSIDFRSLKTDSLVLQQKSGYAKVYRAWQELKLYLDLFGDDASVAVRSIADLYEVWCYLQVTQIVEELGFEKVNQTAHPKLKREGLRVEFVDGLGASQLFKKGDVQIRVVHEPQISISSNPYKAWTSMQKPDIFLEVSIGDQERLVWVFDAKYRIDRDRTDKDCVPVDALNQMHRYRDALIYQKFDSLGKNKTRPVFGAFALYPGFYNQDPENIKINPYWDAINEVGVGAFPLLPSTANDTGKAWLKSFLTDQLASLLDDESTRDIDKYFFQESARINQTGLTSIRHADLALVTSTAIDQRNSGYYEAFLHGSASVFHMKKRASTQKYIIDNKMREAKFIIIAAPDKKQGNKLIANYVWQVESIEEVAGQALTEEITGTAKKKRDEKYWLFKVSQPQRLARPLTDFDHKHHNFKFMALSDLL; encoded by the coding sequence ATGTTGGTTCTTCGCTTTTTAATGTGGTATTACGCCCACCGTAATTGTTGCTCAATAGATTTTCGAAGCTTAAAAACGGATTCGTTAGTACTGCAGCAGAAATCTGGATACGCAAAAGTATACCGCGCCTGGCAAGAGCTTAAATTGTACCTGGATTTATTCGGAGACGATGCTTCAGTAGCAGTGCGATCTATCGCTGACTTATACGAAGTTTGGTGTTATCTGCAGGTCACGCAGATTGTTGAGGAACTAGGTTTCGAAAAGGTCAATCAAACAGCGCACCCGAAACTTAAGCGCGAGGGGCTTCGGGTTGAGTTTGTTGATGGACTAGGTGCGTCACAGTTGTTCAAAAAAGGCGATGTGCAAATACGGGTTGTCCATGAGCCGCAAATTTCTATAAGCAGTAACCCCTACAAAGCATGGACCTCGATGCAGAAACCCGACATTTTTCTTGAAGTATCCATTGGTGACCAAGAACGTCTGGTTTGGGTGTTTGATGCGAAATATCGTATCGACCGTGATAGAACTGATAAAGATTGTGTGCCTGTTGATGCCCTTAACCAAATGCACCGGTATCGTGATGCACTCATTTATCAAAAATTTGATAGCTTAGGCAAGAACAAGACTCGACCCGTTTTTGGGGCTTTTGCCTTGTACCCTGGTTTTTATAACCAAGACCCTGAAAATATCAAAATTAACCCATACTGGGATGCAATTAACGAAGTTGGCGTTGGGGCGTTTCCTCTACTACCCAGCACCGCAAACGATACTGGAAAAGCCTGGTTAAAATCATTTCTCACCGATCAATTAGCGAGCCTACTGGACGATGAGAGTACTAGAGATATTGATAAGTACTTTTTCCAGGAATCTGCACGGATAAATCAGACTGGGTTAACCAGTATTCGCCACGCTGATTTAGCGCTTGTCACTTCGACTGCCATTGATCAACGAAACTCGGGCTATTACGAAGCATTTTTACATGGCTCAGCCTCTGTTTTTCACATGAAGAAAAGGGCTTCTACCCAAAAGTACATTATCGATAACAAAATGAGAGAAGCCAAATTTATCATCATTGCCGCTCCAGACAAAAAGCAAGGCAACAAGCTAATAGCCAACTATGTCTGGCAAGTAGAGTCTATTGAAGAGGTTGCGGGGCAAGCGTTGACCGAAGAAATTACTGGCACCGCTAAGAAAAAGCGTGATGAAAAATATTGGCTATTCAAAGTCAGCCAACCACAGCGGTTGGCGCGGCCGCTGACTGACTTTGATCACAAGCATCATAATTTTAAGTTTATGGCGCTTTCTGATCTGCTCTAG